GAGACAGCCGCCGTCCCCTGCCCGATCACCTGCACCCGGTGGACCGTTCGGGAGCGGAGGGCCTCGGCGAGATCGGGAGGTATCGTCTCGGGCCCGAGCACGACGGAGGGCTCCCCGTCCCGGTCGACGAGCCTGCCTCGCAGCGTCTTCCGGAAGGAGCGCGGCGACTCCGACACCTCCTTGAGGAGGTAGTGCGGGAACTCGCCTCGGTCGACGTCACGTGTCGTGACCTCCGACGCCTGCAGCTCCTCGGGGGCGACCGGCAGCGGACCCCCGTCGTAGGCGACGCGCGTGATGCCCTCCACGCTCCCCGCCGCGGCGGCGTCGAGGACGACGACCTGACCCTTCGTGGCCTCCCCGTCCATGCGCAGGTAGGTACGGCACTGCTCCACGAGTCCGTACGGCTCGCTGGCGACGAGGAACATGTCCTCGGCGAACCCGACGTAGAGGGCCTGGCCGCTCCCGCGGAGGGCGAGCAGCAGGCGGCCGGGGTCGCCGGACGACACCGCCCCTATCGCGACGGATCCGTCGAAGGAGGCCACCGTGCGCCGGAAGGCCTCGACCAACTCGTCGCCGTCGGACATCCGCCGCGACACGAGGACGGGGATGACCTTCGCGTCCGTCGTGATCTCGGCCGGTATGCACAGGCCCGCCGAGGCCTTCAGATCGGCGTGGTTGTCCACGTCGCCGTTCAGTGCGGCGGCCACGTAGGGGCCGTCCGGACGGTCCTCCTCCTCGTGGTTCAACGGGTGGGCGTTCGCCTCCGAGATGATCCCCACGCTCGCCCACCTCGTGTGGCCGAGCACGGTCGCTCGCGACCCGTCGGCGGAGACGGCTGCATGGAGCAGGTCGTCACGGACGATCGCGTCGCGGATGGAGCGGGTGTTGTCGCCCAGCTCGCCTATCTCCGCGGCCGCTTTGTAGACGAAGGCCAGGTGGCCGTCGGGGGTCCTGACGGCATCGGACCTGAAGAGGGGATCGGCGGCCCGGGTCTCGAGCAGGGAGCGCAGGGCCGGCGAGTCGAGGTCGAGTCCGTGACCCGACACGAGTACGTGCACACCGGCCGAGTCGCGTCCGCGTACCTCGAGCCTGTCGATGGCCGAGAGCGCGACCTGTATGGAGGTGAACGCCGCCAGCGCTGCGTCGGACGCGTCCCTACCGGCCAGCTCGGCCGCCCGGGCAGACGTGACGAGGCGGTCACGACGGACCGCCCAGACCGCGTCCTTGAGGCGGAGCATGGAGGCGTTCGTCTCCTCGAGGTGAGAGGCGTCACCCCCGGCTGCGTCCAGGATCGTCTCGGCCTCGACGATCCATGCGTCGATCGCCCCCAGGTGAACCTCGAGGGCGGTTCGCGCCTCGGCGTCCCGGGCCAAGGTCAGGACGCCCGGCACCCCCGTCAGCAGAGCATCGGCCGACTCGACGTCGGCGGCGGCCGACGCGATCGTCCCGGCGGACGGTACCGGGGACGCTTGACCCAGCCCGTCGACGGCCCGCTTCACGGCCTCGACGACCTCGGCCCCCGCGGGCGCCGCCCGTCCGGGTGGCCGCGTGAGGATCGCGACTATGCCGCACATCTCAACCTCCCAGGGCTTCCCGGACCGCGTCCGCCAGCTCGCCGGCCACCGAGCGAGCCTGTTCGTGCTCGGCTGCCTCCACCATGACCCGGACGAGGGGTTCGGTCCCCGAAGGCCTGATGAGCACCCGACCTCCGTCCCCCAGTCGCTCCTGCGCGCGGGCCACCGCGTCCCGCACCCCGTCCGACTCGATCGAAGGGCTCCCGTTCGTCGGCACGTTCACCAGGACCTGAGGGAACGGGGCGAAGGGGACGAGGTCCTCGAGCCTGCCCTCCGCGGCCACGACCGCCTCGAGCAGGCAGAGGGCGGTGAGGAGCCCGTCTCCCGTGGGGGCGAGGTCGAGGCGCAGCACGTGCCCGGACTGCTCTCCCCCGAGCACGAGCCCGCGATCGGACATCGCCGCCACGACGTTGCGGTCCCCCACCGGCGTCTCGACCAGGCCGATCGCGTTGCTCGCGCACCACCGTCTAAGCGCCTGGTTGGACATCACGGTCACGGCCACCGCGCCGCCGCTCAGCTCTCCGCGCTCGGACAGCCGCCGCGCCAGGATGGCGAGGGTGGCGTCCCCGTCCACCACCCGACCGTGCTCGTCGGCGGCGAGCACCCTGTCGGCGTCGCCGTCGAAGGTCAGCCCTATGCACCCGTGCGCCCGGGCCGCCTCCGCCACGACCTCTGGGTGGGTGGCACCGCATCGGTCGTTGATCGCCTCGCCATCCCCGGTGTTGAGTGCGACCACATCCGCTCCCATGCGGCGCAGCGCCTCGGGGGCGGTCCAGCGCGCGGCGCCGTTCGCGCAGTCGACCACGATGCGCATGCCACTCAGGTCGAGGGGGACCCGCTCCGTGACCAGCTCCAGGTACCTCTGCGCGGGGTCGGTGACGAGCGGCGAGTCTCCGCCGATCCCCGGCCCGGTGGGGAGGTCCAGCTCCGAGCCCACCAGATCCGCCACCTCCGACTCCACCTCGAGGGAGAGCTTGCCGCCGTCGGGCCCGAGGAGCTTGATCCCGTTGTCGGGCGCCGGGTTGTGCGAGGCGGAGACGACCACACCGGCGCCGACCCCGTCGTCGTCGGCGGCGAGCATGGCCACCCCGCCCGACGGAAGCACGCCGACGTCGCGGATGTCTGCGCCACCGGATCGCACTCCCGCGGCTACCGCATCGGACAGCATCCGGCCCGAGGGTCGGGTGTCCCGGCCAACGACGACCACGGGCCGGCCCGACGGCTTCGACCCGAGGACCCCGCGCGCGCAGGCGACCGCGACCGCGCGCCCTACCCGGAGGGCGAGCTCCGGCGGGAGCCCCGCGTTGGCCACGCCCCGGATGCCGTCGGTGCCGAAGAGCGTGCCCATGGGTCCCCCGGTATGGACGGCGGGCGCGGTATCAGCGCTTGGAGTACTGAGGCGCCTTGCGCGCCTTGCGCAGACCGTACTTCTTCCGCTCCTTCACACGCGGGTCGCGCGTGAGCAGGCCGGCGCGCTTGAGGGTGGGCCGGAGATCGGGGTCGACCTCGCACAGGGCCCGGGCGATCCCGAGCCTGAGGGCCCCCGTCTGGCCGTTGCTGCCCCCGCCGTGCACGAGCGCCTCGACGTCGTAGCGGCCCTGGAGGCCCGTCACGCGGAGCGGGTCCATGATCTTGACCCGGTGGACCAGAGAGGTCACGTAGTTCTCGAATGGACGGCCGTTGACCGTGATCCGACCGTCGCCGGGGATCAGCCGGACGCGCGCGACCGACTGCTTGCGTCGTCCGGTGCCGTATCCGCTCGTCTCCGCCACGGTTACGCCTCCTCGTTCTGCTTCTGTCCGCGCCCGTCGAGCGGCTGCGGCTTCTGGGCCGCGTGCGGGTGCTCGGGGCCCTTGTAGATCTTCAGCTTCTTCATCTGCCTGCGGCCCAGGGTGGTCTTGGGCATCATCCCCCAGACGGCCTTCTGGATCGCCCGCTCGGGGTGGGTCTCGAGGAGCTTGCCGTACCAGAGGGACCGCAGCCCGCCCGGGTAGCCGGAGTGGCGGTGGTACATCTTCGAGTCGAGCTTGTTCCCGGTCAGCCTGATCTTCTCGCAGTTCACGACGATCACGAAGTCGCCCGTGTCGATGTGCGGGGTGAAGGTGGGCTTGTGCTTGCCGCGCAGGACGGTGGCTATGCGCGTGGCGAGGCGTCCGAGGACCTCTCCCTCGGCGTCCACCACGTACCACCGGCGCTCGATCTCACCGGGCTTCGCCGTATACGTCTTCACGTCGCTCTCCTCAGATCGCTCTGGCCACGGCCGCTGCCCATGGCCCAACGGGCGCCGGACGGTTCGGCCAATCGATGTCTTCGTACTCCGCCTCGACGAGGGTGAGTCCGCGCGGCGGAAGCGTCTGTCCGGCCGCGGCTCGGTCTCGCGACGCGAGCACCTCGTCGACCCAGCCGACCGGCCTGCGGCCCAGCCCGACCTCGAGCGCGGTGCCGACCATGTTGCGGACCATCTGATGCAGGAAGCTGCGCGCGGTCACGTAGATGCGGATCAGGTCGCCGTCGCGCTCGGCTCCCGCCTGCAGGACCGTCCGAACCGGCTCCTGGTCATCCCGCAGCCGCGCCAACGACGAGAAGTCGTGGGTGCCCACCATCGCGCGCATCGCGTCGTCCAGCGCGTTCACGTCGAGCGGCCGGTCCTCCCGGACGACGTAGCGGTCGAGCAGAGGGTGGCGGGACGGGTGGTTCCAGATCAGGAAGACGTAGGACCGTCCCACGCACGAGTGACGGGCGTGGAAGCCGTCCGGGGCGTCCTGGACGTCGAGGATCGAGATGTCGTCCGGGAGCCGGGAGCCGACGGCTCCCTGGACCCGGGGGGCGTCGATCGCCACCGGGCAGGGGAACGAGACGACCTGTCCGGTCGCGTGGACCCCGGCGTCGGTGCGTCCGGCCGTCGCGACCCGGACCGGCTCCCCCACGACCCGCTCGAGGGCAGCCTCGATCTCGCCTTGGACGGTGCGCAGGCCGGGCTGGACGGCGTACCCCGCGAAAGCGGTGCCGTCGTAGGCCACGAGCATGCGCTTCACGCTCAAGGCTGCTCAACCTCCGGGATCTCCTCGACGAACTCGATGATCGCCATATCGGCCGCGTCGCCGCGGCGCTGGGCGAGCTTGAGGATCCGCGTGTAACCGCCCGGACGCTCCGCCATGCGCGGCGCGACGTCCGCGAAGAGACGGTGCACGATCGAGCGGTCGCCGAGCTCGGACAGGACCTGCCGACGGTGGTGGAGGGTCCCCTTGCGCGCC
This genomic stretch from Actinomycetota bacterium harbors:
- a CDS encoding glucosamine-6-phosphate synthase codes for the protein MCGIVAILTRPPGRAAPAGAEVVEAVKRAVDGLGQASPVPSAGTIASAAADVESADALLTGVPGVLTLARDAEARTALEVHLGAIDAWIVEAETILDAAGGDASHLEETNASMLRLKDAVWAVRRDRLVTSARAAELAGRDASDAALAAFTSIQVALSAIDRLEVRGRDSAGVHVLVSGHGLDLDSPALRSLLETRAADPLFRSDAVRTPDGHLAFVYKAAAEIGELGDNTRSIRDAIVRDDLLHAAVSADGSRATVLGHTRWASVGIISEANAHPLNHEEEDRPDGPYVAAALNGDVDNHADLKASAGLCIPAEITTDAKVIPVLVSRRMSDGDELVEAFRRTVASFDGSVAIGAVSSGDPGRLLLALRGSGQALYVGFAEDMFLVASEPYGLVEQCRTYLRMDGEATKGQVVVLDAAAAGSVEGITRVAYDGGPLPVAPEELQASEVTTRDVDRGEFPHYLLKEVSESPRSFRKTLRGRLVDRDGEPSVVLGPETIPPDLAEALRSRTVHRVQVIGQGTAAVS
- a CDS encoding phosphoglucosamine mutase — encoded protein: MGTLFGTDGIRGVANAGLPPELALRVGRAVAVACARGVLGSKPSGRPVVVVGRDTRPSGRMLSDAVAAGVRSGGADIRDVGVLPSGGVAMLAADDDGVGAGVVVSASHNPAPDNGIKLLGPDGGKLSLEVESEVADLVGSELDLPTGPGIGGDSPLVTDPAQRYLELVTERVPLDLSGMRIVVDCANGAARWTAPEALRRMGADVVALNTGDGEAINDRCGATHPEVVAEAARAHGCIGLTFDGDADRVLAADEHGRVVDGDATLAILARRLSERGELSGGAVAVTVMSNQALRRWCASNAIGLVETPVGDRNVVAAMSDRGLVLGGEQSGHVLRLDLAPTGDGLLTALCLLEAVVAAEGRLEDLVPFAPFPQVLVNVPTNGSPSIESDGVRDAVARAQERLGDGGRVLIRPSGTEPLVRVMVEAAEHEQARSVAGELADAVREALGG
- the rpsI gene encoding 30S ribosomal protein S9; translation: MAETSGYGTGRRKQSVARVRLIPGDGRITVNGRPFENYVTSLVHRVKIMDPLRVTGLQGRYDVEALVHGGGSNGQTGALRLGIARALCEVDPDLRPTLKRAGLLTRDPRVKERKKYGLRKARKAPQYSKR
- the rplM gene encoding 50S ribosomal protein L13, giving the protein MKTYTAKPGEIERRWYVVDAEGEVLGRLATRIATVLRGKHKPTFTPHIDTGDFVIVVNCEKIRLTGNKLDSKMYHRHSGYPGGLRSLWYGKLLETHPERAIQKAVWGMMPKTTLGRRQMKKLKIYKGPEHPHAAQKPQPLDGRGQKQNEEA
- the truA gene encoding tRNA pseudouridine(38-40) synthase TruA, producing MKRMLVAYDGTAFAGYAVQPGLRTVQGEIEAALERVVGEPVRVATAGRTDAGVHATGQVVSFPCPVAIDAPRVQGAVGSRLPDDISILDVQDAPDGFHARHSCVGRSYVFLIWNHPSRHPLLDRYVVREDRPLDVNALDDAMRAMVGTHDFSSLARLRDDQEPVRTVLQAGAERDGDLIRIYVTARSFLHQMVRNMVGTALEVGLGRRPVGWVDEVLASRDRAAAGQTLPPRGLTLVEAEYEDIDWPNRPAPVGPWAAAVARAI